The following proteins come from a genomic window of Mustela nigripes isolate SB6536 unplaced genomic scaffold, MUSNIG.SB6536 HiC_scaffold_76, whole genome shotgun sequence:
- the LOC132008225 gene encoding MAP kinase-activating death domain protein isoform X48 yields the protein MVQKKKLCPRLLDYLVIVGARHPSSDSVAQTPELLRRYPLEDHSEFPLPPDVVFFCQPEGCLSVRQRRMSLRDDTSFVFTLTDKDTGVTRYGICVNFYRSFQKRMPKEKGEGGAGSRGKEGPRATCASEEVGTETSETGLSLQPPSADPAPDVNQSPRVKPRAKAGSRSRNSTLTSLCVLSHYPFFSTFRECLYTLKRLVDCCSERLLGKKLGIPRGIQRDTMWRIFTGSLLVEEKSSALLHDLREIEAWIYRLLRSPVPVSGQKRVDIEVLPQELQQALTFALPDPSRFTLVDFPLHLPLELLGVDACLQVLTCILLEHKVVLQSRDYNALSMSVMAFVAMIYPLEYMFPVIPLLPTCMASAEQLLLAPTPYIIGVPASFFLYKLDFKMPDDVWLVDLDSNRVIAPTNAEVLPTLPEPESLELKKHLKQALASMSLNTQPILNLEKFHEGQEIPLLLGRPSNDLQSTPSTEFNPLIYGNDVDSVDVATRVAMVRFFNSPNVLQGFQMHTRTLRLFPRPVVAFQAGSFLASRPRQTPFAEKLARTQAVEYFGEWILNPTNYAFQRIHNNMFDPALIGDKPKWYAHQLQPIHYRVYDSNSQLAEALSVPPERDSDSEPTDDSGSDSMDYDDSSSSYSSLGDFVSEMMKCDINGDTPNVDPLTHAALGDASEVKIDELQNQKESEEVGPESKNSQENPPLRSSSSITASSSPSTVIHGANAEPADSTEVDDKAAVGVSKPLSAVPSSMGKSNTDRHQTEIGEGAQKLLRPNSLKLASDSEAESDSRASSPTSTISNNSTEGFGGIMSFASSLYRNHSTSFSLSNLTLPTKGAREKTTPFPSLKGNRRALVDQKSSVIKHSPTVKREPPSPQGRSSNSSENQQFLKEVVHSVLDGQGVGWLNMKKVRRLLESEQLRVFVLSKLNRSVQSEDDARQDAIPDVEVSRKVYKGMLDLLKCTVLSLEQSYAHAGLGGMASIFGLLEIAQTHYYSKEPDKRKKSPTESVNTPVGKDPGLSGRGDPKAMAQLRVPQLGPRAPSAAGKGPRELDTRSLKEENFVASVGPEVIKSVFETEEKKSQISADSGVSLTSGSQRTDPDSVIGVSPAVMIRSSSQDSEVSTVSNSSGETLGADSDLSSNAGDGPGGEGSAHLASSRGTLSDSEIETNSATSTIFGKAHSLKPSVKEKLVGSPVRSSEDVSQRVYLYEGLLGRDKGSMWDQLEDAAMETFSISKERSTLWDQMQFWEDAFLDAVMLEREGMGMDQGPQEMIDRYLSLGEHDRKRLEDDEDRLLATLLHNLISYMLLMKVNKNDIRKKVRRLMGKSHIGLVYSQQINEVLDQLANLNGRDLAIRSSGSRHMKKQTFVVHAGTDTNGDIFFMEVCDDCVVLRSNIGTVYERWWYEKLINMTYCPKTKVLCLWRRNGSETQLNKFYTKKCRELYYCVKDSMERAAARQQSIKPGPELGGEFPVQDMKTGEGGLLQVTLEGINLKFMHSQFLKLKKW from the exons ATGGTGCAAAAGAAGAAGCTCTGTCCTCGGTTACTTGATTATCTAGTGATCGTAGGGGCCAG GCACCCGAGCAGTGATAGTGTGGCCCAGACTCCTGAATTACTACGGCGGTACCCCTTGGAGGACCACTCCGAGTTTCCCCTGCCCCCAGATGTAGTGTTCTTCTGCCAGCCTGAGGGCTGTCTGAGTGTGCGTCAGCGGCGCATGAGTCTGCGGGATGACACTTCTTTCGTCTTCACCCTCACTGACAAGGACACTGGAGTCACTCGTTATGGCATCTGTGTTAACTTCTACCGCTCCTTCCAGAAGCGTATGCctaaagaaaagggggaaggTGGGGCAGGGTCACGTGGGAAGGAAGGACCCCGTGCCACTTGTGCATCAGAAGAGGTTGGCACTGAGACCTCAGAGACCGGCCTGTCCTTGCAACCCCCCAGTGCTGACCCCGCCCCCGATGTGAATCAGTCTCCTCGGGTCAAACCCCGGGCCAAGGCAGGGAGCCGTTCACGCAATAGTACTCTGACATCCCTGTGTGTGCTCAGCCACTATCCCTTCTTCTCCACCTTCCGAGAATGTCTGTACACCCTCAAACGTCTTGTGGACTGCTGCAGCGAGCGGCTGCTGGGCAAGAAACTGGGCATCCCTCGAGGCATACAAAG GGACACTATGTGGCGCATCTTTACTGGATCATTGCTAGTGGAGGAGAAGTCAAGTGCCCTTCTTCATGACCTTCGAGAGATTGAGGCCTGGATCTATCGATTGCTTCGTTCCCCAGTGCCCGTCTCTGGGCAGAAGCGAGTAGACATTGAGGTCCTACCCCAGGAGCTCCAACAAGCTCTGACCTTTGCTCTTCCAGACCCTTCTCGATTCACCCTGGTGGATTTCCCACTGCACCTTCCCTTGGAACTTCTGGGTGTGGATGCCTGTCTTCAGGTGCTAACCTGCATCCTCTTAGAGCACAAG GTGGTGCTACAGTCCCGAGACTACAATGCCCTCTCCATGTCTGTGATGGCATTTGTGGCGATGATCTACCCACTGGAGTATATGTTTCCTGTAATCCCACTGCTGCCCACCTGCATGGCATCGGCAGAACAG CTGCTGTTGGCTCCAACTCCATACATCATCGGGGTCCCTGCCAGCTTCTTCCTCTACAAGCTGGACTTCAAAATGCCTGATGACGTATGGCTGGTGGATCTGGACAGCAATAGG GTGATTGCCCCCACCAATGCAGAGGTGCTCCCAACCCTGCCAGAGCCAGAATCATTAGAGCTGAAGAAGCATCTGAAGCAG GCCCTTGCCAGCATGAGTCTCAACACCCAGCCCATCCTCAATCTGGAAAAATTCCACGAAGGCCAAGAGATCCCCCTTCTCTTGGGAAGGCCTTCTAACGACCTGCAGTCCACACCTTCCACTGAATTCAACCCACTCATCTATGGCAATGATGTGGATTCTGTGGATGTTGCAACGAG AGTGGCCATGGTCCGTTTCTTCAACTCCCCCAACGTGCTGCAGGGCTTCCAGATGCACACACGTACCCTGCGTCTCTTCCCTCGGCCCGTGGTAGCTTTTCAAGCTGGCTCCTTTCTAGCCTCACGTCCCCGGCAGACTCCTTTTGCAGAGAAGCTGGCCAGAACTCAGGCCGTGGAGTACTTCGGAGAATGGATCCTGAACCCCACCAACTACGCCTTCCAGCGAATCCACAACA ACATGTTTGATCCAGCCCTGATTGGTGACAAGCCGAAGTGGTATGCCCATCAGCTACAGCCCATCCATTATCGAGTCTATGATAGCAACTCCCAGCTGGCCGAGGCACTGAGCGTGCCCCCAGAGCGCGactctgactctgagcccactGATGACAG TGGCAGCGATAGTATGGATTATGATGACTCAAGCTCTTCTTACTCCTCCCTTGGTGACTTTGTCAGTGAAATGATGAAGTGTGACATCAATGGTGATACTCCCA ATGTGGATCCGTTGACGCATGCAGCGCTGGGGGATGCCAGCGAGGTGAAGATCGATGAGCTGCAGAACCAGAAGGAATCTGAGGAAGTGGGCCCGGAAAGCAAGAACTCTCAGGAAAACCCGCCGCTGCGCTCCAGCTCCAGCATCACCGCCAGCAGTAGCCCCAGCACCGTCATCCATGGAGCTAATGCT GAACCTGCCGATTCAACGGAGGTGGACGATAAGGCAGCAGTAGGCGTCTCCAAGCCCCTCTCTGCCGTGCCTTCCAGCATGGGCAAATCGAACACGGACAGGCACCAGACAGAAATCGGAGAGGG GGCTCAAAAGCTGCTGCGGCCCAACAGCTTGAAACTGGCAAGCGACTCTGAGGCAGAGTCCGACTCTCGCGCAAGTTCACCCACCTCCACCATCTCCAACAACAGCACCGAGGGCTTCGGGGGCATCATGTCTTTTGCCA GCAGCCTATATCGAAACCACAGTACGAGCTTCAGTCTTTCAAACCTCACACTGCCCACCAAAGGTGCGCGAGAGAAGACCACACCCTTCCCCAGTCTGAAAG GAAACAGGAGGGCCTTAGTGGACCAGAAGTCATCTGTTATTAAACACAGCCCAACAGTGAAAAGAGAGCCTCCATCACCTCAGGGTCGATCCAGCAATTCTAG TGAGAACCAGCAGTTCCTGAAGGAGGTGGTCCACAGCGTGCTGGATGGCCAGGGCGTTGGCTGGCTCAACATGAAAAAGGTGCGTCGGCTACTGGAGAGCGAGCAGCTGCGAGTCTTTGTCCTGAGCAAGCTGAATCGCTCAGTGCAGTCAGAGGACGATGCCCGGCAGGACGCCATCCCCGACGTG GAGGTCAGTCGGAAGGTATACAAGGGGATGCTAGACCTGCTCAAGTGCACGGTGCTCAGCCTGGAGCAGTCCTACGCCCACGCGGGTCTGGGGGGTATGGCCAGCATCTTTGGGCTTCTGGAGATTGCCCAGACCCACTACTATAGCAAAG AACCAGACAAGCGGAAGAAAAGTCCAACAGAGAGTGTAAATACCCCAGTCGGCAAGGATCCTGGCCTGTCCGGGCGGGGGGACCCAAAGGCCATGGCACAGCTGAGAGTTCCCCAGCTGGGACCTCGGGCACCAAGTGCTGCAGGAAAGGGTCCCAGAGAACTAGACACCAGaagtttaaaggaagaaaattttgtaGCATCTGTTG GGCCCGAAGTCATCAAATCCGTCTTtgagacagaggagaaaaagtCCCAGATCAGTGCGGACAGTGGCGTGAGCCTGACATCTGGTTCCCAG AGGACTGATCCAGACTCTGTCATTGGTGTGAGTCCAGCCGTTATGATCCGAAGCTCAAGTCAGGACTCTGAAGTTAGCACC gtGAGTAATAGCTCTGGAGAGACCCTTGGAGCAGACAGTGACCTGAGCAGCAACGCGGGTGATGGTCCAGGCGGTGAGGGCAGCGCCCACTTGGCCAGCTCTCGGGGCACCTTGTCTGATAGTGAAATTGAGACCAACTCTGCTACCAGCACCATCTTT GGGAAAGCCCACAGCTTGAAGCCAAGTGTCAAGGAGAAGCTGGTGGGCAGCCCAGTTCGCTCGTCTGAGGATGTAAGCCAGCGAGTCTATCTCTACGAGGGACTCCTAG GAAGGGACAAAGGATCGATGTGGGACCAGTTAGAGGATGCGGCTATGGAGACCTTTTCTATAA GCAAAGAACGTTCTACTTTATGGGACCAAATGCAGTTCTGGGAAGACGCGTTCTTAGATGCTGTGATgttggagagagaaggaatgggtATGGACCAGGGTCCCCAGGAAATGATCGACAG GTACCTGTCCCTGGGAGAGCATGACCGGAAGCGCCTGGAGGATGATGAAGATCGTTTGTTGGCCACGCTTTTGCACAACCTCATCTCTTACATGCTACTGATGAAG GTAAATAAGAATGACATCCGAAAGAAGGTGAGGCGCCTAATGGGCAAGTCGCATATTGGGCTTGTGTACAGCCAGCAAATCAACGAAGTGCTTGATCAGCTGGCGAACCTG AATGGACGTGATCTCGCTATCCGGTCCAGTGGCAGCCGGCACATGAAGAAGCAAACATTTGTGGTACATGCAGGGACAGACACAAATGGAGATATCTTCTTCATGGAG GTGTGTGATGACTGCGTGGTCCTGCGGAGTAACATCGGGACGGTGTACGAACGCTGGTGGTACGAGAAGCTCATCAACATGACCTACTGCCCCAAGACCAAGGTGCTGTGCCTGTGGCGCAGAAATGGCTCTGAGACTCAGCTCAACAAGTTCTATACCAAGAAG TGTCGGGAACTGTACTACTGCGTGAAGGACAGCATGGAGAGAGCCGCGGCCCGACAGCAGAGCATCAAACCCG GCCCTGAACTGGGTGGCGAGTTCCCTGTGCAGGACATGAAGACTGGTGAGGGCGGCTTGCTGCAGGTCACCCTAGAAGGGATCAATCTCAAGTTCATGCACAGCCAG
- the LOC132008225 gene encoding MAP kinase-activating death domain protein isoform X49 has protein sequence MVQKKKLCPRLLDYLVIVGARHPSSDSVAQTPELLRRYPLEDHSEFPLPPDVVFFCQPEGCLSVRQRRMSLRDDTSFVFTLTDKDTGVTRYGICVNFYRSFQKRMPKEKGEGGAGSRGKEGPRATCASEEVGTETSETGLSLQPPSADPAPDVNQSPRVKPRAKAGSRSRNSTLTSLCVLSHYPFFSTFRECLYTLKRLVDCCSERLLGKKLGIPRGIQRDTMWRIFTGSLLVEEKSSALLHDLREIEAWIYRLLRSPVPVSGQKRVDIEVLPQELQQALTFALPDPSRFTLVDFPLHLPLELLGVDACLQVLTCILLEHKVVLQSRDYNALSMSVMAFVAMIYPLEYMFPVIPLLPTCMASAEQLLLAPTPYIIGVPASFFLYKLDFKMPDDVWLVDLDSNRVIAPTNAEVLPTLPEPESLELKKHLKQALASMSLNTQPILNLEKFHEGQEIPLLLGRPSNDLQSTPSTEFNPLIYGNDVDSVDVATRVAMVRFFNSPNVLQGFQMHTRTLRLFPRPVVAFQAGSFLASRPRQTPFAEKLARTQAVEYFGEWILNPTNYAFQRIHNNMFDPALIGDKPKWYAHQLQPIHYRVYDSNSQLAEALSVPPERDSDSEPTDDSGSDSMDYDDSSSSYSSLGDFVSEMMKCDINGDTPNVDPLTHAALGDASEVKIDELQNQKESEEVGPESKNSQENPPLRSSSSITASSSPSTVIHGANAEPADSTEVDDKAAVGVSKPLSAVPSSMGKSNTDRHQTEIGEGAQKLLRPNSLKLASDSEAESDSRASSPTSTISNNSTEGFGGIMSFASSLYRNHSTSFSLSNLTLPTKGAREKTTPFPSLKGNRRALVDQKSSVIKHSPTVKREPPSPQGRSSNSSENQQFLKEVVHSVLDGQGVGWLNMKKVRRLLESEQLRVFVLSKLNRSVQSEDDARQDAIPDVEVSRKVYKGMLDLLKCTVLSLEQSYAHAGLGGMASIFGLLEIAQTHYYSKEPDKRKKSPTESVNTPVGKDPGLSGRGDPKAMAQLRVPQLGPRAPSAAGKGPRELDTRSLKEENFVASVGPEVIKSVFETEEKKSQISADSGVSLTSGSQRTDPDSVIGVSPAVMIRSSSQDSEVSNSSGETLGADSDLSSNAGDGPGGEGSAHLASSRGTLSDSEIETNSATSTIFGKAHSLKPSVKEKLVGSPVRSSEDVSQRVYLYEGLLGRDKGSMWDQLEDAAMETFSISKERSTLWDQMQFWEDAFLDAVMLEREGMGMDQGPQEMIDRYLSLGEHDRKRLEDDEDRLLATLLHNLISYMLLMKVNKNDIRKKVRRLMGKSHIGLVYSQQINEVLDQLANLNGRDLAIRSSGSRHMKKQTFVVHAGTDTNGDIFFMEVCDDCVVLRSNIGTVYERWWYEKLINMTYCPKTKVLCLWRRNGSETQLNKFYTKKCRELYYCVKDSMERAAARQQSIKPGPELGGEFPVQDMKTGEGGLLQVTLEGINLKFMHSQFLKLKKW, from the exons ATGGTGCAAAAGAAGAAGCTCTGTCCTCGGTTACTTGATTATCTAGTGATCGTAGGGGCCAG GCACCCGAGCAGTGATAGTGTGGCCCAGACTCCTGAATTACTACGGCGGTACCCCTTGGAGGACCACTCCGAGTTTCCCCTGCCCCCAGATGTAGTGTTCTTCTGCCAGCCTGAGGGCTGTCTGAGTGTGCGTCAGCGGCGCATGAGTCTGCGGGATGACACTTCTTTCGTCTTCACCCTCACTGACAAGGACACTGGAGTCACTCGTTATGGCATCTGTGTTAACTTCTACCGCTCCTTCCAGAAGCGTATGCctaaagaaaagggggaaggTGGGGCAGGGTCACGTGGGAAGGAAGGACCCCGTGCCACTTGTGCATCAGAAGAGGTTGGCACTGAGACCTCAGAGACCGGCCTGTCCTTGCAACCCCCCAGTGCTGACCCCGCCCCCGATGTGAATCAGTCTCCTCGGGTCAAACCCCGGGCCAAGGCAGGGAGCCGTTCACGCAATAGTACTCTGACATCCCTGTGTGTGCTCAGCCACTATCCCTTCTTCTCCACCTTCCGAGAATGTCTGTACACCCTCAAACGTCTTGTGGACTGCTGCAGCGAGCGGCTGCTGGGCAAGAAACTGGGCATCCCTCGAGGCATACAAAG GGACACTATGTGGCGCATCTTTACTGGATCATTGCTAGTGGAGGAGAAGTCAAGTGCCCTTCTTCATGACCTTCGAGAGATTGAGGCCTGGATCTATCGATTGCTTCGTTCCCCAGTGCCCGTCTCTGGGCAGAAGCGAGTAGACATTGAGGTCCTACCCCAGGAGCTCCAACAAGCTCTGACCTTTGCTCTTCCAGACCCTTCTCGATTCACCCTGGTGGATTTCCCACTGCACCTTCCCTTGGAACTTCTGGGTGTGGATGCCTGTCTTCAGGTGCTAACCTGCATCCTCTTAGAGCACAAG GTGGTGCTACAGTCCCGAGACTACAATGCCCTCTCCATGTCTGTGATGGCATTTGTGGCGATGATCTACCCACTGGAGTATATGTTTCCTGTAATCCCACTGCTGCCCACCTGCATGGCATCGGCAGAACAG CTGCTGTTGGCTCCAACTCCATACATCATCGGGGTCCCTGCCAGCTTCTTCCTCTACAAGCTGGACTTCAAAATGCCTGATGACGTATGGCTGGTGGATCTGGACAGCAATAGG GTGATTGCCCCCACCAATGCAGAGGTGCTCCCAACCCTGCCAGAGCCAGAATCATTAGAGCTGAAGAAGCATCTGAAGCAG GCCCTTGCCAGCATGAGTCTCAACACCCAGCCCATCCTCAATCTGGAAAAATTCCACGAAGGCCAAGAGATCCCCCTTCTCTTGGGAAGGCCTTCTAACGACCTGCAGTCCACACCTTCCACTGAATTCAACCCACTCATCTATGGCAATGATGTGGATTCTGTGGATGTTGCAACGAG AGTGGCCATGGTCCGTTTCTTCAACTCCCCCAACGTGCTGCAGGGCTTCCAGATGCACACACGTACCCTGCGTCTCTTCCCTCGGCCCGTGGTAGCTTTTCAAGCTGGCTCCTTTCTAGCCTCACGTCCCCGGCAGACTCCTTTTGCAGAGAAGCTGGCCAGAACTCAGGCCGTGGAGTACTTCGGAGAATGGATCCTGAACCCCACCAACTACGCCTTCCAGCGAATCCACAACA ACATGTTTGATCCAGCCCTGATTGGTGACAAGCCGAAGTGGTATGCCCATCAGCTACAGCCCATCCATTATCGAGTCTATGATAGCAACTCCCAGCTGGCCGAGGCACTGAGCGTGCCCCCAGAGCGCGactctgactctgagcccactGATGACAG TGGCAGCGATAGTATGGATTATGATGACTCAAGCTCTTCTTACTCCTCCCTTGGTGACTTTGTCAGTGAAATGATGAAGTGTGACATCAATGGTGATACTCCCA ATGTGGATCCGTTGACGCATGCAGCGCTGGGGGATGCCAGCGAGGTGAAGATCGATGAGCTGCAGAACCAGAAGGAATCTGAGGAAGTGGGCCCGGAAAGCAAGAACTCTCAGGAAAACCCGCCGCTGCGCTCCAGCTCCAGCATCACCGCCAGCAGTAGCCCCAGCACCGTCATCCATGGAGCTAATGCT GAACCTGCCGATTCAACGGAGGTGGACGATAAGGCAGCAGTAGGCGTCTCCAAGCCCCTCTCTGCCGTGCCTTCCAGCATGGGCAAATCGAACACGGACAGGCACCAGACAGAAATCGGAGAGGG GGCTCAAAAGCTGCTGCGGCCCAACAGCTTGAAACTGGCAAGCGACTCTGAGGCAGAGTCCGACTCTCGCGCAAGTTCACCCACCTCCACCATCTCCAACAACAGCACCGAGGGCTTCGGGGGCATCATGTCTTTTGCCA GCAGCCTATATCGAAACCACAGTACGAGCTTCAGTCTTTCAAACCTCACACTGCCCACCAAAGGTGCGCGAGAGAAGACCACACCCTTCCCCAGTCTGAAAG GAAACAGGAGGGCCTTAGTGGACCAGAAGTCATCTGTTATTAAACACAGCCCAACAGTGAAAAGAGAGCCTCCATCACCTCAGGGTCGATCCAGCAATTCTAG TGAGAACCAGCAGTTCCTGAAGGAGGTGGTCCACAGCGTGCTGGATGGCCAGGGCGTTGGCTGGCTCAACATGAAAAAGGTGCGTCGGCTACTGGAGAGCGAGCAGCTGCGAGTCTTTGTCCTGAGCAAGCTGAATCGCTCAGTGCAGTCAGAGGACGATGCCCGGCAGGACGCCATCCCCGACGTG GAGGTCAGTCGGAAGGTATACAAGGGGATGCTAGACCTGCTCAAGTGCACGGTGCTCAGCCTGGAGCAGTCCTACGCCCACGCGGGTCTGGGGGGTATGGCCAGCATCTTTGGGCTTCTGGAGATTGCCCAGACCCACTACTATAGCAAAG AACCAGACAAGCGGAAGAAAAGTCCAACAGAGAGTGTAAATACCCCAGTCGGCAAGGATCCTGGCCTGTCCGGGCGGGGGGACCCAAAGGCCATGGCACAGCTGAGAGTTCCCCAGCTGGGACCTCGGGCACCAAGTGCTGCAGGAAAGGGTCCCAGAGAACTAGACACCAGaagtttaaaggaagaaaattttgtaGCATCTGTTG GGCCCGAAGTCATCAAATCCGTCTTtgagacagaggagaaaaagtCCCAGATCAGTGCGGACAGTGGCGTGAGCCTGACATCTGGTTCCCAG AGGACTGATCCAGACTCTGTCATTGGTGTGAGTCCAGCCGTTATGATCCGAAGCTCAAGTCAGGACTCTGAA gtGAGTAATAGCTCTGGAGAGACCCTTGGAGCAGACAGTGACCTGAGCAGCAACGCGGGTGATGGTCCAGGCGGTGAGGGCAGCGCCCACTTGGCCAGCTCTCGGGGCACCTTGTCTGATAGTGAAATTGAGACCAACTCTGCTACCAGCACCATCTTT GGGAAAGCCCACAGCTTGAAGCCAAGTGTCAAGGAGAAGCTGGTGGGCAGCCCAGTTCGCTCGTCTGAGGATGTAAGCCAGCGAGTCTATCTCTACGAGGGACTCCTAG GAAGGGACAAAGGATCGATGTGGGACCAGTTAGAGGATGCGGCTATGGAGACCTTTTCTATAA GCAAAGAACGTTCTACTTTATGGGACCAAATGCAGTTCTGGGAAGACGCGTTCTTAGATGCTGTGATgttggagagagaaggaatgggtATGGACCAGGGTCCCCAGGAAATGATCGACAG GTACCTGTCCCTGGGAGAGCATGACCGGAAGCGCCTGGAGGATGATGAAGATCGTTTGTTGGCCACGCTTTTGCACAACCTCATCTCTTACATGCTACTGATGAAG GTAAATAAGAATGACATCCGAAAGAAGGTGAGGCGCCTAATGGGCAAGTCGCATATTGGGCTTGTGTACAGCCAGCAAATCAACGAAGTGCTTGATCAGCTGGCGAACCTG AATGGACGTGATCTCGCTATCCGGTCCAGTGGCAGCCGGCACATGAAGAAGCAAACATTTGTGGTACATGCAGGGACAGACACAAATGGAGATATCTTCTTCATGGAG GTGTGTGATGACTGCGTGGTCCTGCGGAGTAACATCGGGACGGTGTACGAACGCTGGTGGTACGAGAAGCTCATCAACATGACCTACTGCCCCAAGACCAAGGTGCTGTGCCTGTGGCGCAGAAATGGCTCTGAGACTCAGCTCAACAAGTTCTATACCAAGAAG TGTCGGGAACTGTACTACTGCGTGAAGGACAGCATGGAGAGAGCCGCGGCCCGACAGCAGAGCATCAAACCCG GCCCTGAACTGGGTGGCGAGTTCCCTGTGCAGGACATGAAGACTGGTGAGGGCGGCTTGCTGCAGGTCACCCTAGAAGGGATCAATCTCAAGTTCATGCACAGCCAG